The following is a genomic window from Rhodoferax sp. PAMC 29310.
TGCCGTTGGTTGCATTTTCGCCGGCGTATGTGCGAGCTGGCGCGGTGTTGGCACTGTATGTCACTCCAAATCAAATTGGACAGCAGGTGGCATCGCTCGCACGAGGCGTCTTGCTACAGGGAAAATCCCTACCGATCGCCCCCATTTATGCACAAAACTTCACCGTGGCGGTAAATGAGCATGTGGCCCACTCGCTGGGACTGAACATAACCCCCGACGGGTTGACCGGGCAACTTCGAAAGCGAGAGCTGGCGCCATGAAAGTTCTGGATATTCGAAGTCGAATGTTGTTGGCGGCGGTTCTGCCAGTCACACTGATCGCCGTGTTGTTGGCCGCGCTCTTTTTTGGTGCGCGAGTGGATGACTTGGACCGGAGCCACAACCAGCGGGCTCGGTCGTTGGCGCGTCAGGTCGCCACCGCCAGCGAATACGGCCTTTTTTCCGCCAACGTGATCCACCTTCAAGGCATTGCATTGGGGGGGATGAGGGAGGCGGACGTTCGATCTGTTGCGATTCTGGATGCGCGAGGCGCTTGGCTGGCCAGTGCGGGGACTCTTGGTTATCCTTTGCCGGTCCTGACGGGCGCAGAAGGGGAGCGCCACGATTCGGTGCGCCGAACGGATTTGATGTGGCAACCGGTCGTTGAGAGTTCAGTCAGTGTAGATGGGCTGTTTGACCGCAAAAGCGACGATGCAGCCCCCGAACGGCGCTTATTAGGCCATGTGGTGATAGAGTTTTCGAGGGAGTCACTTGACCGTCGAGAGCGAGAGATGTTTCTACTGGGCCTGGCGGTCACTTTGGCTGGCGTGGTCTTGGGGGCCCTCCTGGCGACCCGACTTAGCCGAGGCGTCGTCCTGCCTATTTTGGGCGTGTTTGACCTGGTGGACCGAATTGGCCGAGGGGATTTGGCCGCTCGCGCTGCGGTGCTGCCCGATGATCCATTGCGTGAGTTGCGTCAGGGGATCAACCAAATGGCCGAACGACTGGAGTTTGGTCGCGATGAGCTTGAACAACGCGTTGCCGCTGCCACCGTCGCTTTGCGCGAGAAAAAAGAGGAGGCAGAGTCCGCCACTTTGGCAAAATCCAGGTTTTTGGCCGCAGCCAGTCATGATTTGCGCCAACCCATACATGCACTGGGAATGTTTGTTGCCAGACTGGCTCAACTTCGGCACGACGGTGACACTCAGCAGTTGATCGGCAACATTGACGCGTCGGTGAGGGCGATGCAGGATTTATTGGATGGTCTGCTTGACATCTCCAAGCTCGACGCTGGCGCGGTAAAAGTGCAAATTCGTCCGGTGGCCTTGGGTGATTTGTTTGCCCAGTTGCAAAGCAGTTTGATGCTGAGTGCCGAGGAAAAGGGGTTGAGGCTTCGTGTTCGCCCGACCCGTGCCAAGGTGATGAGTGACCCTGCGCTGTTGTACCGGGTTTTGTTGAACTTGCTGACCAATGGTTTGCGATACACCCGGTCAGGCACGGTGATGCTGGCGTGCCGACTCAGCGCTGATCAGCGACTCGCCCATATTGAGGTGCGAGACAGCGGTATTGGCATCGCGCCAGAGCATCAATCGGCTGTCTTCAAGGAATTCTTTCAGGTGGGCAATAGCGAACGTGATCGAAGCAAAGGCTTGGGTCTGGGTTTGAATATTGTCCAGCGCACCGTGCGATTGCTGGGGCACGAGCTCACACTGGCGTCTGCCGCTGGTTGTGGCACCCGGTTCCGGTTGACTCTGGCTTTGACTCAAACCAACGTGCCAACTTCACGTGATGAAGGCCGCGATAGCGTACTTTTTGATGAATTGGATCGATTTAACATTCTGGTTGTGGAGGACGACGTATTGGCCAGAGAGGGGTTGGTGGCGCTGCTGACATCCTGGGGGGCGAAAGTCCGCCAGGCGGAGTCCATCGCCGGCGCATTGGCTGATGTATTGCTCAATGGCGTGCCCAACCTCATCGTCAGCGACTTTCGTCTCCGTGACGGCGACAACGGGTTGGATTGCATTCGACACCTGCGGGCGATGGCGGGGCATCCCATTCCGGCATGTTTGATCAGCGGAAATACCGATGTCGCCTTGATTCAGGAAGCAAAAAATCAGGGGCTGATCCTCTTGCACAAGCCGGTTCGACCGGCCAAGTTGCGCAGCCTGGTTCGGCGGCTGGCCCTTCAGGCTCAGACCAACGGGAGTGGCTTGAAGTAGCCGTGGCTGCTGGCCGCAATCACGGCTTGAATGCGGGTTTGGACATCAAAACCTCGCAGAATGGCACTCACATGGTTTTTGACGGTCTCCTCTGACAGGTCCAGGCTGCGACTGATGTCTTTGTTGGAGTGGCCGTCCATGAGCAGATAAAGCACCTCTTCCTGACGCGGTGTCAGTACAAACCTGGCTGGTGTGGATTCCAACTCGTCGGCTTGAAGTGATCCTGATAAATTGAGGAGTTCAGGCGGAGTGAAAATTTCACCCTCCAAAACCCGGCGAATCACACCGAGCAAATCATCGCTCAATCCCGATTTCGTCATAAAGCCCGCTGCGCCTTGTGCCAAGACTTGGCGCATGACCTTGGGATTGACAGATCCGGACAGCATGATGATCGGCAATTCAGGATGATTCTTGCCAAATATCGACAAGGCGGCCAGCCCGTTCATGTCGGGCAAATGGTAGTCCAGCAAGACCAGGTCGAGGTCGGGGTGCAGCGCTGCCAGCTCGAACGCCCGGCTGCAGGCGGGCGCTTCAAGGACGTGGATCTGCTCGTCAAGCCCTTTCAAGACCTCGCGCAAACCTTCTCGGACCAATGCATGGTCATCAACCACCAGTATCTTCAAAATAAGTCCCCTTGTGCTTTCTACAATGGTGGCTATGTTTGTACACCTGCGCCTCCACACTGAGTTCTCTGTCGTAGACGGCACGAATCGCGTCGATGATATCGTCAAATCTGCGGCAGCTGATGGGCAACCCGCCCTCGCCATCACGGACTTGAGTAATCTATTTGCCACTGTCAAGTTTTACAAAGAGGGCCGAAAACGCGGTGTGAAACCGCTAATAGGGGCTGAAATCTGGCTGGAGGGCCTGGGAAAGGATGTTTCCGCGCTCTCACGCGTTGTGGTGCTGGTGCAGAACAAGCAGGGCTACCTTAATTTGTCCGAGATGTTGGCTCGGGCATGGACTCAAAACGCCGGTAAATTACAGGCCTCGGTCAAACTGGACTGGCTGAAAGAGCTGAATGAAGGTTTGTTGCTTATCTCGGGGGCTCAGGCCGGCCCAGTCGGGCAAGCCTTGGTGCAAGGTGACGACGAACGTGCCTTGGACGCTGCCCTGCAGTTGGGTGGCATCTTTCCGCATCGTTTCTACTTGGAGCTGCAGCGGGCAGGGCGCGTTGACGACGAGAGCCATGTGATTGCCACGGTCAAGCTTGCTGCGCGAATGGGCTTGCCTGTCGTGGCCACCCACCCGATTCAGTTCAGTCAGCCAGACGACTATGAAGCGCACGAGGCACGGGTTTGTATTGCCGACGGCGAAATTCTGGGCAATCAGCGCCGTGTGCGCCGGTTCACCCGGGAGCAGTACTTCAAATCCACTGTGCAAATGCAGGCCTTGTTTGCCGATGTGCCCTCTGCCTTGGCCAATACTGTTGAGATTGCGAAGCGCTGTAACTTGACCTTGGTGTTGGGCAAGCCGCAGTTGCCTGAGTTCCCGACTCCGCTGGTGAACGGCGAGCGCATGTCGCCGGAGGAGTATTTCCGATACACCTCGCATGAAGGCCTGAAAGAGCGCTTGATCCACCTCTACCCCGATGAGGGGGAGCGGGAAAGCGTGCGCCAGAAGTATGTGGATCGGCTGGAATTTGAGATTGGCACCATTCTGAAGATGGGGTTTCCCGGTTACTTTCTAATTGTGGGCGACTTCATTAACTGGGCCAAAAACAATGGCTGCCCGGTGGGGCCGGGACGGGGCTCCGGCGCCGGCTCTCTGGTTGCCTACGTGATGAAGATCACCGACTTGGATCCGCTGAAGTACAACCTGCTGTTCGAGCGATTTCTGAATCCGGAGCGGGTGTCCATGCCCGACTTCGATATTGACTTTTGCCAGACCAACCGGAATCTGGTCATTGACTATGTGAAGGACAAGTACGGCAAAAATGCGGTGAGTCAGATCGTGACCTTCGGCACGATGGCGGCACGCGCCGCTGTGCGCGACGTGGGTCGCGTGCTGGACATGAGCTACACCTTTTGTGACGGCATCAGCAAGTTGATTCCCAACAAGCCGGGTGTCAGTGTGAGTCTGCAATTGCCGCCGTCAGATCGCAAAAAAGACGATAAAACGGTTTATGCGTCGGACGAGCCAATTTTGGCCGAGCGAGAGGCCAAAGAAGAAGACGTCAAAACCTTGCTGGAGTTAGCACGCAAGCTTGAAGGCATGACCCGCAATGTGGGCATGCACGCGGGTGGTGTGTTGATAGCCCCCGGCAAGTTGACCGATTTTTGCCCCCTGTACCAGCAACCCGGCAGTGAATCGGCCGTGAGCCAGTACGACAAGAACGATGTCGAGTCGATTGGCCTGGTCAAGTTCGACTTTTTGGGCTTGGCCACGCTGACGATTCTGGAGATTGCGCGCGAGTTCATCATGAAGCGCCACAAGGGGCAGGAAAACTTTGCGTTCGAAAACCTACCGCTGGATGACGCCAGGGTGTACCGGTTGTTTTCTGAAGGCAAAACCGAAGCCGTCTTCCAGTTTGAAAGTCGTGGCATGCAAGGCATGCTGAAAGACGCCAAGCCCACCCGTTTAGAGGACTTGATCGCCCTCAACGCGTTGTACCGCCCAGGTCCAATGGACCTGATTCCCAGCTTTGTGGCTCGTAAACACGGGCGTGAAGTGGTGGAGTATCCGCACCCGTTGGTGGCCAATATGTTGTCTGAGACCTACGGCATCATGGTGTATCAGGAGCAGGTGATGCAGACGGCCCAGATTCTGGGTGGCTACTCTCTGGGTGGCGCGGACATGCTTCGCCGGGCCATGGGCAAGAAGGATGCGGACGAGATGGCCAAGCACCGCCAGATCTTTCGCGAAGGTGCGGCCAAGAACGACATCAACGAAGCCAAAGCTGACGAAATCTTCGACCTGATGGAGAAGTTTGCGGGCTACGGATTTAACAAGTCGCACGCCGCGGCGTATTCCTTGCTGGCCTATCACACGGCTTGGCTCAAGGTGCATTACACCGCCGAGTTCTTTTGCGCCAACATGACGGTGGAGATGGACGACACCGACAAGCTCAAGGTCTTGTACGAAGACGCGCTCAAGATGGGGCTCACCTTTGAGCCGCCGGATGTTAATCGCGGGGTGAGCCGGTTCGAGCCCGTGTCGAATAAGTTGATTCGCTACGGTCTGAGTGCCATCAAGGGCACTGGCCAGGCGGCAATCGAGGCCATTGTGGCCGCCCGCGAGGGGCGGGGTGCCGGGCCCTCAGCGGAAGTGGTCGGCCCCTTCAAGAGCTTGTTTGATTTTTGCGTCCGGGTGGATCGCAGTCGCATCAACAAACGCACGGTGGAGGCCTTGATCAAGGCCGGCGCCTTTGATGCGATTCAACTCAACCGCGCCAGTTTGCTGGCTTCGCTGGATCGTGCCTTTGTGTTTGGCTCGGCGACAGTGGCCAACGCCAACCAGGGCGGTCTGTTTGACATGGGCGGTGATGATGACCATGGCTCCAGTACCCAGGAGCCGGATTTGGTTGACGCCATGCCGTGGGGAATCAAGGAGCGCTTGGTCCTGGAGAAAACAGCGGTTGGTTTCTATCTTTCGGGGCACTTGTTTGATGAAGTCGCGTTGGAGGTGAGGCGTTTTGCCCGCCGCCCCATCGATGACCTGATCGACACCCGCGAGCCGCAACTGATGGCCGGCATCGTGACCGACTTCAGGGTCATCAACGGACAGCGGGGCAAGCTGGGCCTGTTCAAGCTGGACGACAAGTCCGGCATGATTGAGGCGCGCGCCGACGAGGCCATGATTACCACCTATCGCAATCTGCTGAAAGACGATGAGCTGATCATCGTCATGGGCAAACAACAACCAGACCGGTTTTCGGGCGGTATGCAATTAACGGTCACCCAAATTTGGGATCTGGAGCAGGCGAGATGCCGGTTTGGCAAATACCTGCGTGTGGCCGTCAACTCTGATGGCGCTGGAAAAGCCCCCGATGTGGCCCGAATGATCAAGGACTATCCCGTGCAGCGGGAGGCCACCGAGGAGGGCGAAAAAGTGCATGGCATGCCCGTTCGACTCGCGGTGAGTTGCCAGTCACACACCGGTGCTGCGTCCACCGAGCTGCTGCTGGGTGAACAGGCCCGTTTCTATCCAACCAATGCGGCATTGGCGGGCTGGCGGGTGCAGGCCGCCAATGGGAAATCAGAGATTGTTTATGAATGAAATAAACCTGAAGCCTAGATTAGGCCTTCGTGAGTAGCTATAAATAATGTAGCTACTCACACAGGTGATTCGGTCAACCCGGCCGGCGCATCTGCTGTTCCCAGCCCTGTGGATCAGTCCTTGGGCCTAAAGCTGATAACCAAGGCCGCCGGCACTTGCCCATTGGTGTCACGGGGCAGAGTCTCTGTTTTGTCGATGGCACGCAGCACCGCCTCATCCCAAGAAGTCACCCCGCTGGATTTGATGATTTTCCGGCTGATGATGGTGCCATCCGGTGAGGTGCGCACATCCACTTCGGTGACTGGATTGCTGTTGATGTCTTCGGTGAAAACAATATTGGGCTTGATGCGGGCACGAATGCGGCCAGCGTATCCTGATGAAGGGCCGGACGACTGCAAGTCTTTTCCCGTGGCGTTGGCAGCACCTGTGGCGCCAGCCAGACCGGCCATGCGCTTCAGGTTGGCCTGGCGTTGGGCCTCCATTCGTTTGGCGTCTTCCTTTGCTTCCAGTGCGGCCTTGCGCTCAAGTTCCACTGCCTTTTGCCTCTTCTCGTCGGCGAGTTTCTTTTCTTGCTCGCGCTTTTCCTGCAATTTCTGTTCCTGTAGCTTCTTCTCCTGCAGTTTCTTTTCAATCAGTTCTTTTTCCCGAGCCAGCTTCTCGTTCTTCAGTTTTTCCAGACGTTGCTTCTCGAGTAGCAGCTCTTTCTCTGCTTCTTTTTTAAGTAAGAGTTTCTCCTTCTCCAGTGCGATGTCCGCCTCGGACACTTTGGGTGGCTCGGGCTCTGTTTTCGGCGCTGGGGGAGTGGGTGGCGGGGGCGGTGTGACTTTTTCCGGCTCGGGTTGCGGCTCAGGCGCGACACCAGCGCGTTGAGGTGCAGCCTCTTTTGGTACCGCTGACCAAAGCTCGGCATCGACCGAAATCGTTTGGGGCTGGCTCTTCCAGTGAACGCCCCAGGTCAGCGCTGCGACGAGGAGCAGGTGGGCCAACAAGGCGAGCCCAAGCGCTCGACCAAAACCGGGTGGCGTGGGCGGAGTAAATTCCAGACGATCCGAGGCGGCGATCATGTCTTGCACTAATTCACCAGTTGAACGGACAGGCCAACGCGTTGGACGCCTGCGCGCTGCAGGGTGTCCATGACTTTGACCACGGTCTCGTATTTGATGTTTTTGTCGGCACTGATGACGACTGCCGAGTTCTCTGAGTTGCTTTGGGCTTGCTTGACAGCAGCGACTAGCTCCTTGAGCGCAATGGAGCTGGTTTGGTCCTTGATCTTCATCTCGATCGAGTCGTTTTTGTCCAGGATCAGCTGAATGACCTGATCAGGCTGCTTGGCGCCCTTGCCGACGCTGGGCAGGTCAATCATGCTGGGGGAGATCATGGGCGCGGTCACCATGAATATGATCAACAACACCAACATCACATCGATGAAGGGCACCATATTGATCTCGTTGATGGTGCGGCGACCCCGTCCTCGGCTGACCATAGATGGCATGACTGGACTCCTCTCAGTGGCCGGAGGCGGACTGCGCGCCGACATTGCGCTGCAGGATGTTGGAAAACTCTTCCATGAAAGTTTCCAGTCGAATGGCAATGCGGTCAATATCGCGTGCAAAGCGGTTGTAGGCGACCACTGCCGGAATTGCGGCGAACAGACCAATGGCCGTTGCGACCAGCGCCTCTGCAATGCCCGGTGCCACACTGGCCAAAGTCACAGTTTGCAAGGAGGCCAAGCCAGTAAACGCATGCATGATGCCCCAAACGGTACCAAACAAGCCCACATAGGGCGATACCGAACCGACGGACGCGAGAAACGACAGGTTGGTCTCAACGACATCCATTTCACGTTGAAAACTGGCGCGCATGGCGCGGCGGGCGCCGTCCATCAAGGATGCGGTGTCCGTGATGCGTTTTTCGCGCAGTTTTTGGTATTCGCGCATGCCGCTGGCAAAAATACGTTCTTGCGGGCCCGAATCGCGGGAGTTTTGAGAGGCCGCGGCAAACAGATCGTTCAGGTTGGTGCCCGACCAGAACTCGCGCTCAAATACGTCGTTGATGGCTTTAACTCGCTTCAAAGCGATCAGCTTGCGGAAAATGGCTGCCCAACTGGTGATGGACACCACCATCAGTAGCAGCATGACCAATTGCACGACCAGGCTGGCGTTCAGGACCAGGTGAAGGATCGACATGTCTTGGTTCATCGAAGGGCATCCAATAAAGTTGAGGGAATTCTTGCAGGTTGGTGGCTGACGGCGTTGATCCAGCCGACACGCACGGTGGCCTCACACAAAAGGGTTGTGTCAGTGCCATTTTTTAACAGCGCTTGCTGCTGAATGGTCATGGACGCGCGGCCAATCTCTATGGGTTGCGCTGTCACGATCAATTCGTCGTCCAGTCTGGCCGAGCGGTGATAGCGCAACTGGGCTTCACTGACGACAAAAATACCGCCATTTTCCTCGCGAAGGCGGCGTTGTTCAACACCTCGTCCACGC
Proteins encoded in this region:
- the dnaE gene encoding DNA polymerase III subunit alpha; this encodes MFVHLRLHTEFSVVDGTNRVDDIVKSAAADGQPALAITDLSNLFATVKFYKEGRKRGVKPLIGAEIWLEGLGKDVSALSRVVVLVQNKQGYLNLSEMLARAWTQNAGKLQASVKLDWLKELNEGLLLISGAQAGPVGQALVQGDDERALDAALQLGGIFPHRFYLELQRAGRVDDESHVIATVKLAARMGLPVVATHPIQFSQPDDYEAHEARVCIADGEILGNQRRVRRFTREQYFKSTVQMQALFADVPSALANTVEIAKRCNLTLVLGKPQLPEFPTPLVNGERMSPEEYFRYTSHEGLKERLIHLYPDEGERESVRQKYVDRLEFEIGTILKMGFPGYFLIVGDFINWAKNNGCPVGPGRGSGAGSLVAYVMKITDLDPLKYNLLFERFLNPERVSMPDFDIDFCQTNRNLVIDYVKDKYGKNAVSQIVTFGTMAARAAVRDVGRVLDMSYTFCDGISKLIPNKPGVSVSLQLPPSDRKKDDKTVYASDEPILAEREAKEEDVKTLLELARKLEGMTRNVGMHAGGVLIAPGKLTDFCPLYQQPGSESAVSQYDKNDVESIGLVKFDFLGLATLTILEIAREFIMKRHKGQENFAFENLPLDDARVYRLFSEGKTEAVFQFESRGMQGMLKDAKPTRLEDLIALNALYRPGPMDLIPSFVARKHGREVVEYPHPLVANMLSETYGIMVYQEQVMQTAQILGGYSLGGADMLRRAMGKKDADEMAKHRQIFREGAAKNDINEAKADEIFDLMEKFAGYGFNKSHAAAYSLLAYHTAWLKVHYTAEFFCANMTVEMDDTDKLKVLYEDALKMGLTFEPPDVNRGVSRFEPVSNKLIRYGLSAIKGTGQAAIEAIVAAREGRGAGPSAEVVGPFKSLFDFCVRVDRSRINKRTVEALIKAGAFDAIQLNRASLLASLDRAFVFGSATVANANQGGLFDMGGDDDHGSSTQEPDLVDAMPWGIKERLVLEKTAVGFYLSGHLFDEVALEVRRFARRPIDDLIDTREPQLMAGIVTDFRVINGQRGKLGLFKLDDKSGMIEARADEAMITTYRNLLKDDELIIVMGKQQPDRFSGGMQLTVTQIWDLEQARCRFGKYLRVAVNSDGAGKAPDVARMIKDYPVQREATEEGEKVHGMPVRLAVSCQSHTGAASTELLLGEQARFYPTNAALAGWRVQAANGKSEIVYE
- the ybgC gene encoding tol-pal system-associated acyl-CoA thioesterase; this translates as MNSTPVLSAAFAWPVRVYWEDTDAGGIVFYANYLKFFERARTEWLRGRGVEQRRLREENGGIFVVSEAQLRYHRSARLDDELIVTAQPIEIGRASMTIQQQALLKNGTDTTLLCEATVRVGWINAVSHQPARIPSTLLDALR
- a CDS encoding response regulator, which codes for MKVLDIRSRMLLAAVLPVTLIAVLLAALFFGARVDDLDRSHNQRARSLARQVATASEYGLFSANVIHLQGIALGGMREADVRSVAILDARGAWLASAGTLGYPLPVLTGAEGERHDSVRRTDLMWQPVVESSVSVDGLFDRKSDDAAPERRLLGHVVIEFSRESLDRREREMFLLGLAVTLAGVVLGALLATRLSRGVVLPILGVFDLVDRIGRGDLAARAAVLPDDPLRELRQGINQMAERLEFGRDELEQRVAAATVALREKKEEAESATLAKSRFLAAASHDLRQPIHALGMFVARLAQLRHDGDTQQLIGNIDASVRAMQDLLDGLLDISKLDAGAVKVQIRPVALGDLFAQLQSSLMLSAEEKGLRLRVRPTRAKVMSDPALLYRVLLNLLTNGLRYTRSGTVMLACRLSADQRLAHIEVRDSGIGIAPEHQSAVFKEFFQVGNSERDRSKGLGLGLNIVQRTVRLLGHELTLASAAGCGTRFRLTLALTQTNVPTSRDEGRDSVLFDELDRFNILVVEDDVLAREGLVALLTSWGAKVRQAESIAGALADVLLNGVPNLIVSDFRLRDGDNGLDCIRHLRAMAGHPIPACLISGNTDVALIQEAKNQGLILLHKPVRPAKLRSLVRRLALQAQTNGSGLK
- a CDS encoding biopolymer transporter ExbD; amino-acid sequence: MPSMVSRGRGRRTINEINMVPFIDVMLVLLIIFMVTAPMISPSMIDLPSVGKGAKQPDQVIQLILDKNDSIEMKIKDQTSSIALKELVAAVKQAQSNSENSAVVISADKNIKYETVVKVMDTLQRAGVQRVGLSVQLVN
- the tolQ gene encoding protein TolQ — protein: MNQDMSILHLVLNASLVVQLVMLLLMVVSITSWAAIFRKLIALKRVKAINDVFEREFWSGTNLNDLFAAASQNSRDSGPQERIFASGMREYQKLREKRITDTASLMDGARRAMRASFQREMDVVETNLSFLASVGSVSPYVGLFGTVWGIMHAFTGLASLQTVTLASVAPGIAEALVATAIGLFAAIPAVVAYNRFARDIDRIAIRLETFMEEFSNILQRNVGAQSASGH
- a CDS encoding response regulator transcription factor translates to MKILVVDDHALVREGLREVLKGLDEQIHVLEAPACSRAFELAALHPDLDLVLLDYHLPDMNGLAALSIFGKNHPELPIIMLSGSVNPKVMRQVLAQGAAGFMTKSGLSDDLLGVIRRVLEGEIFTPPELLNLSGSLQADELESTPARFVLTPRQEEVLYLLMDGHSNKDISRSLDLSEETVKNHVSAILRGFDVQTRIQAVIAASSHGYFKPLPLV
- the tolA gene encoding cell envelope integrity protein TolA, producing the protein MIAASDRLEFTPPTPPGFGRALGLALLAHLLLVAALTWGVHWKSQPQTISVDAELWSAVPKEAAPQRAGVAPEPQPEPEKVTPPPPPTPPAPKTEPEPPKVSEADIALEKEKLLLKKEAEKELLLEKQRLEKLKNEKLAREKELIEKKLQEKKLQEQKLQEKREQEKKLADEKRQKAVELERKAALEAKEDAKRMEAQRQANLKRMAGLAGATGAANATGKDLQSSGPSSGYAGRIRARIKPNIVFTEDINSNPVTEVDVRTSPDGTIISRKIIKSSGVTSWDEAVLRAIDKTETLPRDTNGQVPAALVISFRPKD